GACGCTCTGATGGTTTATGTCCACTATCTAGTTCTTTGAGCAAATTGACAAAACTTATTTCTCCTTCTCCCTTTATCACATAATCAATCTTTTCTTGAGCCAAAACTTCTTCAGGCATAATTGAAGGATGCGGTCCCCCAACAACTGTTATGATTTCAGGGTTTATCTTCTTTGCAATATCGATTGCCTTCATTGCAGGATTGAAATCAACACTCATCATAGTTACAGCCAAGACATCCGGCGATGAATGAGCTACATCCTTTTCGAAGTCTTTCCATCCCCCCATACATCTCAAATCAGCAAGTGATACATCAAACCCTGCTTTTTTAACACATGCGCTAATCAACGACAGCCCGTGGCTAATCCAGGACTCTTCCATTCCTTTGCCATAGCTTCCAAAGCCGACACCGGTGATAGAGGGAAAGACAAACTTTACTTTAAGAGGCATTGTTTCAGTGCTCCCAATAAACTTTGGTTAAAAAAGAATTTTTCCATATAATCGGCACACACCCTCTTTTTAGCCATAGTCAGTCGCCTTTTTTTTATCATAGCTGGAAGCATTTTTAGAAAAGCAAAAGGCACTCTGAACACATAAAAGTTAAATCCTAAAAATTGTGATGAATAAAAGTAGGTTTCACGCAGTACAATTCTAAAAAATTTTTTCAAAATAGTTGAAGAAAAACTGTTTTTGAAGATTGTGCAATATCTGTTTCTATAACCAATTACATAATATCCTTTTTTAATTGTATCATCTTCTTTTCTTGTTGCTCCTCTCTCATGATAACCTATTGCATAAGGAGTATATATACATTTCCATCCTGCAATCTGCGCTCGCCAGCAGAGGTCAACATCTTCAACATAATAGACAAAGTCTTCATCAAAATATTCTCCATCTGCTTTGATATCCTCAAGCATTTCCTTTTTCAAAAGTGGTGCCGCACCTGAAGCACCAAAGATATATTCGTAGGAATCATACTCTCCTTTGTCTATGTGATTTTCACCTCTGTCGCCCGGATACATATTATTCATCGTTATTCCAGTAGTATCGATTATCCTGTTTTTGTCATCTTTCTTTTTATAAAGTTTCCCTGATGCCATTCCAATTTCACTGCTGAATTTTATTGCTTTCAACATTTCATAAATAAAGTTCGGATCAAGAGTAACATCAAAATTCAGAGGCATTATGTATTTCCCTGTGGCGGCCTTTATTGCTTGATTATGGGCTTTACTGAATCCGAGATTATGATTATTTTGTATAAGTTTGATTTTTGATGAATATCTTTCAAGGATTTTAATTGATTCATCTGTTGAATTGTTGTCCACTACTATGATTTCCATATTCTTATGAGTTTGCTTTTCTAAGGAGCGAAGGCATTTTTCAATATATTCCCCTCCATTCCAGTTTACTATAGTAACCGAAACTTTATCGTCTTTTTGAATCTCTTGCGACTTTATTTTTTCAATCTCTTCCTTTGTCAACATGATTGTTTGGTCACTTTGCATTCTAATTTTAAAAAATAATAACATCTTTTTGAATTTCTTTCATTACTTTGCATAATATGTTTTTTCTGAATAATTTTTCTGATACTGTAAAATTGAGTTTGAGTAATGTAGGAAATTCGAGATGAAGATTAAATTTGTTGTTGAAATTCTATCTCCGTCTCATTGGAGAAAATAAAGATTAACTTTTCAAGGTAGAAGAAACCTAATTATTCAGATTCAGATTCGGACTTTTCTTCTTCTTTTTTCTTTGAATCTGAAAACTGAAATTTCAGAGGTTTTTTAGGAGGTGGAGGCGGTTCCGGCTCTTCTTCCTTCTGTTCTGTTTCAACGGT
This Candidatus Schekmanbacteria bacterium DNA region includes the following protein-coding sequences:
- a CDS encoding glycosyltransferase family 2 protein, encoding MLLFFKIRMQSDQTIMLTKEEIEKIKSQEIQKDDKVSVTIVNWNGGEYIEKCLRSLEKQTHKNMEIIVVDNNSTDESIKILERYSSKIKLIQNNHNLGFSKAHNQAIKAATGKYIMPLNFDVTLDPNFIYEMLKAIKFSSEIGMASGKLYKKKDDKNRIIDTTGITMNNMYPGDRGENHIDKGEYDSYEYIFGASGAAPLLKKEMLEDIKADGEYFDEDFVYYVEDVDLCWRAQIAGWKCIYTPYAIGYHERGATRKEDDTIKKGYYVIGYRNRYCTIFKNSFSSTILKKFFRIVLRETYFYSSQFLGFNFYVFRVPFAFLKMLPAMIKKRRLTMAKKRVCADYMEKFFFNQSLLGALKQCLLK